Part of the Quercus lobata isolate SW786 chromosome 6, ValleyOak3.0 Primary Assembly, whole genome shotgun sequence genome, tttgagatttatattttttaataaattaggaTTTAGAATAGGTACTCTCAACTTAAACCTATCTTTTTCCATTTGCACCAAAATTGACCAAATTGGATTGAGTAGACCAAATGGAACGGAGTGGatcaaatggaccaaataggatTAAAGTGGACTGAAATGACCTGAATAGACAGAATGGGATCTAAATGGACTGAAATTAACcaaaaatggaccaaattagaTCAAATGGACCGAAGTGAACCTAATAGGATCGAAATGACCAAAATGGACAGAATTGGACTGAAATGGATCtaagtggaccaaatagacaaaagtggaccaaaatagactgaCTATGATAGAATGGACCGAtgtggaccaaaatggaccaaataagaTTGAGTATACTAAAGTGGACTAAATGGAATGAAATACTATGCAGATGTGACTTAACAAGAGCATATCAACCATAAAATGCTACgctttaactttttaaatattaataacgGTAGTTCGTGCGTTACACGATTTtggttataaacttataaatataattttttatatataattttagaaccTAATATGATGTAAATCATTTTCAACATTTCTCTACCCATTAATAGAAGTATGCATAGAAAAATTTGAGTAACAACATGtctttcaaaataatatttaatgcTCACACCCAACTAAGTTAAGGATGTCAATTTTGCCACGCTCTACTTAACCCACCCCTCTCCGCTTCACCCCGCACTAGTTATCCCTTCCCCGCGAAAATGGTGGGATGGGGATGGAGCAAGATTTTAGCCCTTCAGCACAAGGCAGGGTGGGGAtgagtttagactttttagacccaccccacCCTGCCCCACCCCATCCTTGCCTTGCCCTGTGTTGATAAAAGggctaaattataaatttcccGTACCCTataaccctactatttaaacaaacatatcatcatcttattttattctacccaatgtggTTCTCtgcttctttttattctctagCAAGATTGGAAATAAgataccaattttaacattttcttttttctttattagaaacaaatcTATATACTATTGAAccattgattttgtattatgagattttgtttttgttgtgatattgccttgttaaacacttggataatattattcaatttttgctaaaaatttgtttgatttgatgggataaatttatttgcaatttcaagtatatttttattaatgaaataggttttattttaaaaaaattgtaatagttaTGGGCAAATTAATAAGAAGTAGAATTTTACGGGGTAAGGTGAGGCTTCGCGGGACCCTAAGAGGCGGGGATGAGGCAATAAAATTTTCCCTGAGATGGGAATGGGGTAAGACAAAATCATGCGAGGTGGGAACGAATATCTCATCTTTCAGCCCCACCCGCCCCATTGACATCCCTAAGTCAAGTAACTATAAATCTAACATACAACATAAACTAAACCAACATATAACCTTcttcttaaaaatttaaaaaaaaaaaaaaaaaaaaaagctaataacCTGTGTAGCAAACTCTATTTGAGGCTTTGAACTTTTCAATTCGTATTCTTTAATTTCTCCGTCTtacaaaaaacatataaaaattattttcttaatgagaaaattaaaaacagttTGAAGTGAtagaaattgtaaatttatttttgaagttgTACTTGCttcttcacaataattttttttaatctaacaatACTACTAAACATTTGTAGGCCTCAATTTGCATAACAAATCTCTAGAATAATAACAAAGATGAAGATGATATTAAAACAAAGACAACATACCTATCTACAACAAACAACGACATATCAATATGCATGTAAATTACATATTAAAGAAGGAAAGATAGAATTAGTAACAATCTAGCATACATCAATCAAACATTACTTCTCAGCTCTCGATACTCTTCTCAAATTCTCCTCTCTTTTCAACATCAACATTGGATAATGCAATTTAAATGTCTGATTGTTATGCAAAgtcaaatattttcttaaacaatttaataaaaaagaagaaaatgtagataagaaaaatgcaaataattataccataagaaaattttccatgaaaaaagagtttatatttatacttttttttgagaaagagttTATATTTATACTTGATAATGAAAtctttttcaagagaaattttcTCCTTAACAAACTATATATTGTTTGAGCTCTTATTTACAAATAGGTTCAATTAATATATTCCCTAGGAACATACATTAATcattcattttaagaaaatttttatgaaaaattgaaaaaattatctaaaaagttagtagcttttttatttccccataaaatatttcttaaaataatttattaacgcATGTTCTAAGGACATTCGTTAGAAAAACTAAAACCCTTTACAAATTACAATGGCGAAGAATGTCCATCTATGCCCTGTCAAAGCCATCAGCCCCAAAGCCCCCAACAAATGATGAATTGAGAGGAGAATAGAATCAATAGATGCATTATCCTCCTTTCAACAACAGCTTCAAGAAAGATATGAGGAAGTCATAATGAGAGTAATGTGACTCATCTCACACATATCAAgattaacatataaaaaaataaaaataaaaacttctaaACCGTGGGCGCAGGATCCCAAGTATACTGTAGAGTATATACTATTTTGGattaaacaataagaaaaatgatTAGATTGTAAATTTGTAACCATTCCTACAAAAGAGTAAAACTTGAATGCACAGAAGTAAACTTTAACGCAATTAAATACTGTGAGGTTGAGATATAAATATAATGCTTTAATTACCCGTTTAATTACAAAAGCAGATTCTCGGAACATGTGGAAAAGGATCACAAGAAAAATGCCTGTGTATCAAATAGATTTTGTCGTTTTGTCGTTTAGAGGTAAATAGATTTTGAGTTTGATGCTCATCATGCTATAAGtgctaaaatgctatttttagtATCTGAAACCACAAAATGCTTCTCCATCAAACATGCtatatcttaaaaaatttgTCATCTTGTTATAGTGTGCTCTAAAAAATGAGAGCACACTATAGTAAggtgttatcatttttttaatatttttttctctctcttcagactatcactctcactctctcattctcgttctctctcatctctctttcTCAGATTCTCCCTCTCGTGAGTCTGATGGGTCTCGATGACTAAAAGTGGGTTGTGGGTCTGACGGTGGAGGGTCTGATGGTGGTGGGTTCGACGGTGGTTGGGGTTGGTTGAGACTAGGGGTTGAGGTTGGTTGAGGCCATGGGTTTGTGTCGTGGGTTGAAGTTGGTTGAGGCCGTGGGTTTGTGCTGTGGGTTGAGGTTGGTTGTGCTGGTGGATTGAGGCCgttggttgtgggtttgtggtggttggGTTGCTAGGGTGGTGGTCATCGGAGAGGTTGGGGTGGGCTTTGGCTgcggttttgtggtgggttcaGATCGGGGTTGCTAGGGTCGTGGGTTTTTGGCTGCGGTTTTATGgcggttttgtggtgggttttggCTACAGTTTGTgccatgggtttttttttttttttttttttttttggtggttagGGGTTGAGGTTGcggttggtggtggtggctgtggctgtggccGTGGTTAGAGGTGATGAGCTTGAAAAGCTCAGGCCATGGAGGTTTTGAGAGCAGAATatcaaagagagggagaagcttCTAGACCGGGTTGAGAAAGATGGAGAGAGAgtgggagagagagacagagggagagtgagaaataaaaaaaaatgaataaaaaataataaataaagaatatttaaataaagtgttaaaaaaaaatagaagttttgatgtaaGGAATATTGTAAAGTGATGTATTATATGTTATAGAACCCAAGCTAGGCCTTCCCCATGTTCTCCAACCTGGACAGCTCTTAAAAAAGGGAAAGATATATTCATTAAGGGCACTAAGTGGATTCCTGGAAGGGAAAGTAGCTTATCTCTTTGGTTTGACAAATGGATGGACAAAGGTGCTCTCCGAAGCCTTATCTCTGGTCCACTGAATAAGAATGAGGAGAATTTAAAACTTAAGGATGTGGTTGGGTATGTTGGCTGGAATTTGGAGAACGTATCCTTCCTTTTCCCGAAATCCATTCTTCTGGAGTTAAAGGCAACTCCCCTCTCATTCTCTTGCCAAGATGTGGATAGACTTATATGGCACTTTTTTTCAAATGATGAGTTTGATCTGAAAGGAGCTTACCAATTAGCAGTTAATAAGGATGAAAATTTGAGTAGAACTTTTTTTTCCAGGTGCTTGGGTGTGGAAGATGTCATCCCTTCcaaaaatccagcacttcttatGGCAATGCTGCCATTATAGCATTGCTGTGAAAGCAATCCTTAATGAGAGGGGGATGGGAATCCCACCAGTCTGCCCTGTTTGTAACTCCGAACCAGAGACCATTTTTCATGCCTGAAGAGATTGCCCCAAAGCCAAATGTTTTTGGAACTCTTTGCTTCCTCCCATGCCGCCGAATATCTTTTATGGAGTTCCTCTAGTTGATTGGCTGAAAATCAATAGCAGAAGCACACGGATTAGTGCTATTTCTGAGATGAAGTGGGGCACTATTTTTCTTGTGGCAGTGTGGATTCTTTGGTTTCACCATAATAGCATTGTGTTTGGTAAAGCAGGGCCACATCGAAGCCTTTTAGATGAAACTTTGGCTAGAGCAGCAGAGGTAGCCTATTTGGTGAGTAATGGGAATCAAAGCACAATCAGAAACCAAGTCCAGGTGAGGTGGTTGAATCCTCTGTGTAATTGGTTCAAATTAAATTCGAATGGTTCATCTAGGGGAAATCCAGGTTTGGCTGGTGGTGGAGGGCTTATCCGTAATGAAAAGGGTGAGTGGGTGAAAGGTTTTGCCCGAGCCATTGGTATCAAGACCAGTGTTGCGGCGGAATTATGGGCTTTACGAGATGGCATTCGTCTTCGCATCTCGCTCAAGCTTCCAGCAGTGGAAATAGAGTTGGATGCCAAGGTGGTCATTGATTTAGTGAACAAAGATTCCAACAATCTTAACAACTTAGATGCTCTAGTGGCTGATTGCAAGGAGGGTCTGAAGCTAATTCCTCATGTAAGACTTATGCACTGCTTCAGAGAAGCCAATAAGTGTGCAGATAACTTAGCTAGGCGAGGTGCTCTGCTGAATCAAGATTTTGTGGTTTTTATCCACCCTCCTTCAGAGGTGGAGTTGCTTATTAGATTAGATGTCGTTGGCACATTTTATGACAGATATGTAACCTCTTCTGCAGAGGccttttaatttgtttatgaaagttccttcttaccaaaaaaaaaagttggttttgagatggtaaatgctaaattttttagaagctttgatgggaatgctctaataTGGCTCTTTCATTTGAATCATTTCAAATCCTAGAACATAGGTTGGATAATAACaaaagtcatatatatatattatatgttaataatatatcaacaaaacctaaaatcaaataggataaaatttacaaaaagaaaaaagaaaaaccaaaaacttAAAGGGTCCAATTAATATTAATCAtccaattttgaaatattttataggaaattgaaaaagctgtcaaaaaatttgattactttttcttttttttttttcataaaaattttcccaaaataatTTACTACTGTATGCCCTTAGAACATACGttagtaaaatccaaatttaaatactattgtgtctatttttttttttttaagaaatactATTGtgtctattaaaatattatcaaaaaaatgtaaaatcaaATAGGATagaattttaaggaaaaaaaatgtagggTTGTGTAAGGACCAAATTTGGCTCCCTAGCCCAAAAGGTGGATGGACTTAGgcctaaaaagctaaaaacaatgaatttgtagagaatgagttggaaaactgggttttagtGAATCGGACAACAAGTAAAGTAGGTCTTGATgacaagagaatgaagatagACAAGTTTAAACTAAAGAAAGTCGTCCTCAGCATAGTCCGAGGatatcagttcttatatattgattctcaaatttgattacaagtttgGTACttgattgctatagtgtttttccCTCAATTTCTCTCCTTGAACCATGAAGGGTTTCTTccattatatagttctctttagatgatcttggccctccacttATTGATCATCCAAGCCACTACTTAAGTGCTTATCCCATCGGACACCCTCTCAGGCCCTTTGTGCGTTGGGGCAGCCAATGCAACATTGtttaggggtcttctccacattaatacagctagaaagttagctgcagagtatttaatgctGTGGCAGTAGCTTTCCCTTGAGATATTTCATGGCCCCCCTCTGTCCTGTTCCTTCTGGATACTTATCCACATTAATGGAGTCGTCCGGACTGTTACCCCTAGTGTCAAACCACATCTTCTGATCTCGGCTTTGCCCTGCCGAGGAATTACTCCTCCTTGGACAGCTTTCTCGGATGGTTATGACCAGACATCACCTCTTTACTTACCAACACGGGTTCCTAGGAAGGTGTTTACCCATCCTTGGACTATTCATATCTTCAGATTGGGCCCCTGGCCCAATATATATGTAGATATACATTCCTGGGCCTATCACCCCTACAAGTTGTATATTTAGTTAAAGACAAGTGATATgtacacaacattttcacaacaaattttcagttagttattattggttctaatttgaaatataaccactaaaattacttttttatctacAAGTAatgaacataacatttttcttaaaacacttattgttactCACTCcaaaaaaatggataaaaagttaattttatcttaaaaaattagTGTGATGATTTAACATTGTAACAATTTGTTGCGTCCTAGGAGTCTAGCCATCTAGGACTACTCaaattaaatatgtaatttagtTTAGCAAGTAgcttaaatatgtaatttaggtgttttttttttttttttaagaaacaaatatataatttagtgtgcgtttgggtagagattaaaaattaaaattatttcactattcagtttatttttgttactattaatgagccccactgcactttttgacaCTATTCATGAACTCCACTGTagtatttcaactaacttttacatttatctacagtactttcagtaataatttttcagtttcagcaaaataagcaatatccaaacacacacccTTAGTTTAGTAAAgagttggtaaaaaaaaaaatttgagaagaaagttagttataaaattaaggcaaaaatccaaaactgaccctctaacttttagcttttgtcatttcaatcctctaagttttaatttttgttaatgtagTATTCTATTAGGTATCAGTTACTCCTCCCATTAAGTTTggccttttttaaaaaaaaaaaaaaaatcgtaattaaaagaaaattaaaaaaaaaaaaaaaaacctgtgaaaaaaaaatgtaagggGAACGACATCATTCCCCTTCTCCTGAAATCAAAATCGGAAAATGGAAAAAGTcaatctcaatctctctctcaaatccaCCATCATATATGCATTATGCTTTAAAGCAGACAACCACCAAACCTCAATATTTCAACAAACCAACCCATAACGCACAAACAAACCCCAAGCAAACACCACACCCTCGCCAATTGACCACCCATTAACAGTAAGCATCGGCCATGGGTCACACTCACTGATCGACCACCATTGCCATGATTGAGAGAGATCAAGAGAcgaacagagagagagagagagagagagagagaggtactgAGTTGATTTGAGAGAGTAGTAGTAAGGGTGTTGGAGGTGGCTCTGATTttaacgagagagagagagagagagaagactgaAGGGGAcctttcatgtttttttttttttttaattacaatttttttttaaaaaaaaaattgccaaatttAACGGCGGCCGCCGTTCCTGAGACCTAACAAAATactacattaataaaaattaaaacttagaaGATTGAAAtgataaaactgaaaattatgaaattgaaatgataaaagttaaaaattataggattagttttggatttttgccaaaaattaaacgaaaaaaaaaatcttaaacgtttaaatttggaatttggacgTTTGGTTTACGCTTTACAGCTGACAAGCTCTATTCATAAACGGCTCGTTTCTGAACTTCCTAGGAAATGTAGAAAACTAAACCGTTTAAAACCCTAACCTAACCCGTTAACCCcattgtttcaactttcaagcatGATTCACGAAGCCCCAATGCATACAAAATTCACCGATTCAAACCGAAGACCCttaatactaaattaataaacctctttttCGTTTTTGTGTTTCAACGAAAATCGAACTCCTAAAAATGTCACACTCACACCTCACAATTTCAGCAAGAAAACAAGGCGAATACCAGTCCGATGATGGTGCTTCTGCTGCCCCAAAGCAACCTCGTCTCAAATTTGGAAAGTCCGCTGAAGATACCGACAAAAAGGTACCACATTGTAGCTTTAATTCCTCATTGTGCTTAGCCCTagttttcttttgctttcctCCTAATTTTTTCGttgttttactttatatttttaatgggGTTTTAGTTTTAGAAGAAAACTagtactttgaaaaaaaaaaatggtctttGCGTCCCAAACACGTAAATTGACTGGTCCTATGATTTTGTGTTCCCAGTAGTTGTTTTGTGTTTGTCTATTAGACAACAAATTAGAAGATGTTAAACCTTGCAATATATCGTGCATAGGATATTTAGATTCTTTTGTTGGTCTAGCTATCAATCACCTCTCTTGGACCCCGCAAAATTGGGAGCTTTGTGCACTGGTACAacctatttttgttgttgttctagCTACAGTTTCTACAAAAATCTGTAATTTGTAAGGTTTATGTTGGATTAAGGGAAGAAACTGAacttacctattaaaaaaaaaaaactaagggaaGAAGCTGTGTTGAAAATTTGTAAGTTCACTTCATCTTGTAATCAGTATGCCAATATTTCATGTATAAGAATTTCGTGTTCCAAAGTGGATATGATCctaatttagattttttatttttaattatatctgTAATTTGTAAAGTCTGTGTTGGATTAAGGGAAGAGACTGGATATGTTTGTGTGTTCACTTCATATCGTAAATTAAAACGCCAATATTTCACACCTAAGAATTTTGTGTTCCTAATTGAATATAATACTAAGGGTCTTGTTAACGAGAGTGCCTTTAGGACATTTGTTAATGGACcattttatgaaagttttaatatcactttcatgagaaatataaaaaggtgtaaaaaaaaagccagttgcttttttctttccccataaaaagtttctaaaaatatttcctaaaccaaTGCCCTTATTGCGTCCGTTAACTTTTCCCTTATACTAATTTAGATTTTTCTGGGCCGTTATAGGGTGCAAACAGGAGGCTTAAGGATGTTGAAATTTGTGTTCCAATAGTATATGGAACAATTGCATTTTATCTCGGTAGAAAGGCCAGTGAGTAAGTGCTTTCTTTTATTGGAGTCCCTTTTAAGGCCTTCAacatatttgaataatttatccGTAATGTTTATCCATCTCTTAGGTCTCAGTCGCACAAGTGGACTGTGTATGTACGTGGGGCAACAAATGAGGATCTTGGGGCGGTGATAAAACGGGTGGTATTTCAGTTGCATCCTAGTTTCAATAACCCTACAAGAGTGGTTGAATCACCCCCATTTGAGTTATCAGAATGCGGATGGGGTGAATTTGAAATTGCCATCAGCCTTTTTTTCCATAGTGACGTCTGCGATAAACAAGTGGATTTGTGAGTTGCTTCATGTGTTTCTTATTGATTCACTTTAGAAGGTAGTTTACTAACTTTTGGTGCTTTATTATTCACAGGTATCACCATTTGAAGTTATATCCTGAAGATGAATCTGGCCCCCAGTCAACCAAGAAACCTGTTGTAATGGAATCATACAATGAAATTGTATTCCCTGATCCATCAGAGAATTTTTTGGCTCGTGTGCAGAATCATCCAGCTGTTATTGTGCCTCGGCTGCCTGCTGGTTTTAACTTGCCTGATCCTGGTAAAATTCCCTATTGTTCtgtttcataaacttttttgcCTCTTTGATTTCTACTTAATGTTCAAGTTTTGTCgcttctttgtttgtttgttttttttttttttttgggaccagTGCCAATTGAGAACTTGCATGAAAAGGAAAAGGGTGATACCAAAGATCATCCCCATAGTCAGTGGTTCATGAATTTCTCAGAGGCCGATGAGCTTTTGAAACTGGCAGCAGCTCGTCAGCAGGTTAGAATAAGTTGGTTTCTTTCTGCTGTTTTCTGCTGTATTATACTAACATCATTGTGACTAGTGTGCTCTTATGTTTTTTTCTAAAAGCATCTTGTGAGAAGATTTTAGTTAAAATCTCTTTATTTCTACACAAGTAAGATCATGCATTGGAAGATCTCACACTGATCATGATTATATTTATGTGCCAAGCTCTAACTCAAATGGTGCTTCCTTCCTTCAAGAAGAATGGGTGGGGGATGGTCACGGGTTCAAGACTTCTTGGGTAGCTTACAACAACAAACAAAGTCtttgtcccaaaattttggggttggctatggatcctcaacaaattagttATATGGATCCTCAatatgtgtaacttaccaataaataaaaatttatatttatgaataCTAGGGTTACATGATAtcaatacccttttttttattgagtaGTTCACTTGTTCATGATTAGTGTTTCAATGCCATGCCATTTTATGTGCACGACTATAAATGGGTGCTGAAGCATGATTTGGATGAAACTCTTGTATGTCCCCTACTATCTTGGATACTTGTTGGGTTTCACTTTTGGAGCTACATATCATTCCATATACCATTGGTACCACATTGGTGCTCATAACTTTTTTTCCTGGGGGAGGGAGGGGGGGTTCTCTTTGCATGCTCAATTCAATGGTCTGATATTAAACTGTCTTAATCTTTTGAAATGCTTCAGTGAATGTTGTTTTGACATTTTTTGCAATGTGATAGGTACAAGCGCATATTATTAAGCTGAGAAGACAATTGAGTATGATGGATGGGCTGCCTCAACTGTCGAAACCACCCACTGGTTATGAATTTACATGATCATAGGCTGTTCAGAGTGTGGTGGGTAGTACACATGGTCACCCATGTATATAGTAGAAGACATGATACATATAATGTAATGTACACATCTTGGTAGTTCTGTTCTAGGGACCGTCAATTGTTGACTGATGTTTAGCATATTGAAATATGGATGGTTATGTAGCATCGCAGAACCTGAGTAGTGTATATATGTGCTTTTAATTTCTTGGTATGTTAGGATAGATAATTTCCCACTTGATATATTCATCTCTAATGTCATGGGAGCTGGTATTATTATGAAACTGAAGCTAAGACATTTAGGATATGCTTTCAATTTTAGATTGAAGAAATAAAGATCCTTTTTCTAATGTGGAACTAATAAATAGAAACGATTTAGGAGGTTGgagttctttttaatttattttattttattttgggaatCGGGAGAGCTCCTTGCTATGCCTCCTATGAAGGTGAGTTATAGCTCACTCATCCTTCCAAATGTTGTGCTTGTGATTTGAGGAGGTACAAGTTCTTTAATGATTCTAGCTAATCCCATTTTAAGTCTTCTATCTAAATGAGAATAGTGATGGAAGCGCCCTTCAAGAATTGCAAAAGTTCACtgaattttttagtttaaaaattatttctagtaATTTATTTCTCCTTTATATTTAGAATAGGTCAGATTATCCTCTCATGGTAGATGAATCTTATTGTTTGTAATTGGCGTTTcctacttataaaataaaaataaaaataaaaattggtgtTTCCTGTTTTTGGGCATATTAAACGGAAAATAAGGAACTGATTGTTGCTTTAAGTACTTGCAGCaaacatttttttccctcttgaaGAAGAGTTAAGGTTTTTTCCTTGAATATGAAACATGTGTAATGTGGAACATTACACATGGCAATCGTTCTGCGTTGCTTTTATTGTCTATAAATTGTAATTGGTGTTTCATGCGTATTGGGCATATCAAATGGAAACTGAGGAGCTAAGTGTTGTTTAAAGTACTTGCAGACTTGCTGCGAACAGTTTTCCTCTTAAAGAAGAGTTAAAAGgtatttttcctttcatatgATGTAATGAGGAACAGTCACATGGCAATCATTGTGCATTACTATACTTGATactttctatatgttcttaagtTGGTAGTAGCTTGCATAAGTGACTGCATGACTGCTTTGCAGCATACAATCACACAGTATGTTGGCAAGTTGTAGAGTACATGATCATGTGGCTAGCTACAAATGCTTTCAGGTACATCTGGGCAGGTTTTAGAATGAATCCTTATgggccataacttttgatttcAATTGTATCACTTTTTGTTGTTATTCATCATTTAGGTTTCAACCTTGTCTTCAATCTTGATGGAATTTTTTAGGTCTTGGGTTGTTTGGAAGCAACTAAGTAGGATAATGACTCTAGTGGTGCTTAATTATTATCTTTGGCACATTTCCTTATGACTTTGTTTTCTATATAAAATGTGAGGGTTGATTAGCCAAATGGGGGTTTGTTTGGCTGATTGAGATGCATGATACTCTAGTCCTCAAGCAGTAGGTCTTGCTCAGCATTAGGTGATTCCCATACTAGATTGTTTGATAAGTGTATGCTTAGTGTAATTGTAATTGGATAATGATCAAAATATACTTATAATAGATTGATTGAAACATTTAGGAGATATTGGAATGGGCTTGGCTGCTTCTCTTAGGATTATTTCTgttccttcttttttaaaacAGAGTAGCCCTGTGGCTAATAGCTtctgttaaattttttagagaTTACATGTCTTAATTTTGACGGATGTGATACAGCACCAATTGGTGTAGATTGAAAAGTTTAtgatgaaagttttttttttgggggggttgAATTGACCTCTCAAAACACATTAAAGGGTCCAATATTCTTTATTGATCTGATTATAGATTCCTCTAGTACACTCTGACATCACCCTGAGA contains:
- the LOC115993754 gene encoding transcription initiation factor TFIID subunit 14b isoform X1, with protein sequence MSHSHLTISARKQGEYQSDDGASAAPKQPRLKFGKSAEDTDKKGANRRLKDVEICVPIVYGTIAFYLGRKASESQSHKWTVYVRGATNEDLGAVIKRVVFQLHPSFNNPTRVVESPPFELSECGWGEFEIAISLFFHSDVCDKQVDLYHHLKLYPEDESGPQSTKKPVVMESYNEIVFPDPSENFLARVQNHPAVIVPRLPAGFNLPDPVPIENLHEKEKGDTKDHPHSQWFMNFSEADELLKLAAARQQVQAHIIKLRRQLSMMDGLPQLSKPPTGYEFT
- the LOC115993754 gene encoding transcription initiation factor TFIID subunit 14b isoform X2, giving the protein MSHSHLTISARKQGEYQSDDGASAAPKQPRLKFGKSAEDTDKKGANRRLKDVEICVPIVYGTIAFYLGRKASESQSHKWTVYVRGATNEDLGAVIKRVVFQLHPSFNNPTRVVESPPFELSECGWGEFEIAISLFFHSDVCDKQVDLYHHLKLYPEDESGPQSTKKPVVMESYNEIVFPDPSENFLARVQNHPAVIVPRLPAGFNLPDPVPIENLHEKEKGDTKDHPHSQWFMNFSEADELLKLAAARQQVRISTSAYY